The following proteins come from a genomic window of Gossypium raimondii isolate GPD5lz chromosome 5, ASM2569854v1, whole genome shotgun sequence:
- the LOC105770993 gene encoding (E,E)-geranyllinalool synthase, translating to MQMGLSKCSNIEALAKQIKEEMLPDIDPYSFVSASAYDTAWLAMVPADSDQTCPMFKECLEWVVNNQTKEGCWGECVDAIDTLSATLACVIAIHKWSIGANNIKRGLDFVQENAEKILRKTEDHFPRWFTIIFPGMIELARKVGIQLAFPSQLNAFLLDIFHKRQLLLDTEELIGNQYYPPLLSYLEALPPSYDVSERDITMNLNGDGSLFQSPAATASAFMATGNERSLSYLQTVVGRCANGVPPTFPMDEELIRLCLVNQLQRLGLANHFTHEIEEILVQIYRNYKSLEWLDKASNNIVDVGIQLHKDSLAFRLLRMHGYSISPCHFCWFLNNQEVRAQIEENQEYFTISMLNVYRATDLMFPGENEVEEARSFSRKVLEKITVKDSSLASTGLNKMVEHELKFPWIARLDHLDHRAWIEDINNSNVLWVGKTSFHRLSTLLNEKLLQLAVADYEFRQSIYRKELEEVIRWSKNKGMSDMGFGRDKTTYCYFAIASSIPLPYDSEVRMIITKSAVVITVADDFYDTEASFDELATLTKAIARWDAEGLSGHSKTIFNALNDLVSEFVAKVRHQHGIDITYVLQQIWYETFNSWFVEAEAKWSMGGFVPSMEEYLGNGAVSIALHTIVLPASYLLNPSLADYKIRAGEYQTVTKLAMLIPRLLNDIQSYQKEEQEGKLNYVLLYMRENPGTDIQDSTAYVREIIYKNWGEFLQHVLMDGLAEELPKSCKFLHLSCVKVFQMFFHSSNRYDSNTDMLQDIQKAIYIPLNIRSK from the exons ATGCAAATGGGACTTTCGAAGTGCTCAAATATTGAAGCTTTAGCGAAGCAGATAAAGGAAGAGATGTTACCGGACATCGATCCTTACTCTTTTGTTTCAGCTTCTGCTTATGACACAGCCTGGTTAGCCATGGTTCCTGCAGATTCCGACCAGACATGTCCCATGTTCAAGGAATGCTTGGAGTGGGTGGTGAATAACCAGACAAAAGAGGGGTGCTGGGGAGAGTGTGTGGACGCCATTGACACTCTTTCTGCTACTTTGGCTTGCGTCATTGCAATCCACAAGTGGAGTATTGGAGCTAATAATATAAAACGAG GATTGGACTTTGTTCAAGAAAATGCTGAGAAGATTCTTAGGAAAACTGAGGACCATTTTCCTCGTTGGTTTACCATAATCTTCCCAGGAATGATTGAACTTGCACGTAAAGTTGGGATCCAACTTGCCTTCCCTTCCCAATTAAACGCCTTCTTGTTAGACATTTTCCACAAACGACAACTCCTCCTTGATAC CGAGGAACTTATCGGCAATCAATATTATCCTCCATTGCTATCGTATCTTGAAGCTCTGCCTCCGTCATATGACGTTAGTGAACGAGACATAACCATGAACTTGAATGGTGATGGTTCATTGTTCCAATCTCCTGCTGCCACAGCAAGTGCTTTCATGGCTACGGGAAATGAACGGTCTCTATCCTATCTGCAAACGGTAGTCGGAAGATGTGCTAATGGAG TTCCACCAACTTTTCCCATGGATGAAGAGCTGATAAGGCTTTGTTTGGTGAATCAACTACAGAGGTTGGGGCTAGCTAACCATTTTACacatgaaattgaagaaatattGGTCCAGATTTACCG GAATTACAAAAGTCTAGAGTGGTTGGATAAAGCAAGCAATAATATTGTAGATGTGGGAATCCAGTTACACAAAGATTCTTTAGCATTTCGACTACTCCGCATGCATGGTTATAGCATATCGCCTT GTCATTTCTGTTGGTTTTTAAATAATCAAGAAGTTAGAGCtcaaattgaagaaaatcaGGAATACTTCACAATCAGCATGCTGAATGTTTATAGAGCCACGGATCTTATGTTTCCAGGAGAGAATGAAGTTGAGGAGGCGAGATCATTTTCTAGGAAAGTGTTAGAGAAAATTACAGTGAAAGACAGTAGCTTAGCATCTACCGGCCTGAACAAAATG GTGGAGCATGAACTGAAATTTCCATGGATCGCTCGATTAGATCATTTGGACCATAGAGCCTGGATTGAAGACATCAATAATTCCAATGTGTTGTGGGTAGGCAAGACCTCCTTCCATAG ATTGTCAACCCTGTTAAATGAGAAGCTATTGCAACTCGCTGTGGCGGATTACGAGTTCCGACAGTCGATATACAGGAAGGAGTTGGAGGAAGTGATAAG GTGGTCCAAGAACAAGGGTATGAGCGACATGGGATTTGGTCGAGATAAAACTACATATTGTTACTTTGCCATTGCTTCCAGCATTCCACTGCCATATGACTCTGAAGTGAGGATGATAATTACAAAAAGTGCAGTTGTGATAACAGTTGCCGACGATTTTTATGATACCGAAGCTTCTTTCGATGAACTGGCCACCCTCACTAAAGCTATTGCAAG ATGGGATGCTGAGGGATTGAGTGGTCACAGTAAGACTATCTTTAATGCCTTGAATGATCTCGTCAGCGAATTTGTAGCTAAAGTTCGGCATCAGCATGGAATTGATATAACATATGTTCTTCAGCAGATA tGGTATGAAACGTTtaattcatggtttgtggaGGCGGAGGCAAAGTGGAGCATGGGTGGATTTGTTCCGTCAATGGAAGAATACCTTGGAAATGGAGCGGTGTCCATTGCTCTACACACCATTGTTCTTCCAGCTTCCTATCTGTTGAATCCAAGCTTAGCAGACTACAAAATCAGGGCAGGGGAGTACCAGACTGTTACCAAATTGGCAATGCTTATACCTCGTTTACTCAACGATATACAGAGTTATCAG AAAGAAGAACAAGAGGGGAAGCTGAACTACGTTTTACTGTATATGAGAGAAAACCCTGGAACAGACATCCAAGATTCGACGGCCTATGTTCGAGAAATAATCTACAAAAATTGGGGAGAGTTTCTCCAGCATGTTCTAATGGATGGATTGGCAGAAGAACTCCCGAAATCCTGCAAGTTTCTTCATTTATCATGCGTCAAGGTGTTTCAAATGTTCTTCCATTCCAGCAATAGATATGATTCCAACACAGATATGCTTCAAGACATTCAAAAGGCAATCTATATCCCTCTAAATATCAGATCAAAGTAG